AACTCGGTGGTGGCGGCCCGGCCCCCAATGTGGCAATCTTGTCCTTTCGCGATCCGTCCGGCTGCCCATGAGCTGGCTGCTCGTCCCGTGTCGCGATGACCACACCACCGTCAGTCGTCTGACCACACGAGGTATTGTCGATGCACTCGCGCCGGATTCTCCCCGTCCTCCTGTTGCTCTTCGTCGCCAGCGGCTGCGCCGCCCTGGTCTACGAAGTGGTGTGGTTCCAACTGCTGCAGTTGGTCATCGGCTCCTCGTCGGTCTCGCTGGCCGTACTGCTCGGCACCTTCATGGGCGGCCTGTGCCTTGGGAGCTTTACCTTCTCCCGGTTCGTGTCCGCCAAACATCACCCGATGCAGGTGTACGCGGTGCTCGAACTCGGCATCGGCGCCATCGGGCTGCTCGTGCTGTTCGGCATGCCGCTCGTGAGCGGCGTCTACACGTCGTGGGCCGGGTCTGGTGTTTGGGGCCTCATCCTGCGCGGCCTCGCGGCCGGCATCTGCCTCCTGCCGCCCACCGTACTGATGGGCGCGACGCTGCCGGCACTCTCTCGCTCGGTCGAGACGACGCCGGTCGGCGTGTCCTGGCTGGGGTTCTTCTACGCCGGCAACATCCTCGGCGCCGTGCTCGGCAGCCTCCTCGCGGGGTTCTATCTGCTGCGGGTCTACGACATTCCGACGGCCACCTATGCCGCCGTCGCCATCAACGCTGCCGTGGCACTGGTCGCCTGGGGGCTCTCTTACACGATCAAGGTCGACGAGCCGGCGACGCCAACGACGGCCCCGGAATCCGTCGCGGGGTCGACAGCCCTCCATATCGCGATCGGGCTGTCGGGCATGACGGCCCTGGCCGCGGAAGTGATCTGGACGCGATATCTTTCGCTGCTCTTCGGCGCAACCACCTACACCTTCTCACTGATCCTGGCGGCGTTTCTGGTCGGCCTCGGCATCGGCAGCAGCATCGGATCGGCGCTCGGCCGCACGGTGTCGCGGCCGCGCATCGTGTTCGGATGGTGCCAGGCGCTGCTCGGCGTTGCGATCGCCTGGGCCGCCTACATGCTGACCGACTCGATGCCGTATTGGCCGATTGATCCGTCGATTGCAAAGAATCCATGGTTCAACTTCCAGATCGACTTTGTCCGGTGCCTGTGGGTCGTCCTTCCGGGTGCAATCCTGTGGGGCGCAAGCTTCCCACTCGCGCTCGCGTCGGTTGCCAAGCCTGGACATGATCCGGCCCAGTTGGTCGGACGTCTCTATGGCGCCAATACGGTTGGCGCGATCCTCGGATCGCTTGTCGGCGGCCTCCTCCTGGTTGTCTGGCTCGGTAGCCAGCACGCACAGCAGGTGTTGATCCTGTTCACTGCCCTGTCTGCCCTGCTCGTCCTGATGCCGACCGGGAAGGACCAACCCCAGGGCGCAGGATTGCGGTTCGCTGCTGACGCGATACTGATCGGGGTCGGCTCAACACTGCTCGCGGTGTTGGCCGTGCACGAATTGCCCGGCCTGCTGGTGGCGTACGGCCGGTACTCGGCCACGCGCGTCGGTCAGGCGGATGTGTTCTACGTCGGCGAAGGGATCAATGCGTCGGTCGCGGTCTCACGGCTTTCCGACGGCACGCTCAACTACCACAATGCCGGCAAGGTCCAGGCATCGAGCGAGGCCCAGGACATGCGGCTCCAGCGCTTGCTCGGGCACATGACCACTCTCGTCCCTGCCAACCCGCGTTCCGTCCTCGTGATTGGCTGCGGCGCAGGCGTCACCGCCGGTGCGGTGTCGGTCGATCCGCGAGTGGAGCGCCTCACGATCGCGGAAATCGAACCGCTCGTGCCGCGGACCGTCTCCACCTACTTCAGCCGGTACAACTATGACGTCGTCAGGAATCCCAAGACGACGGTTCGGATAGACGATGCGCGGCACTTCATTTTGACGAGCAATGAGAAGTTCGACGCCGTCACGTCGGACCCGCTCGATCCGTGGGTCAAAGGCGCGGCGATGCTTTACACCAAGGAGTTCTTCGAGCTGGTCAAACAGCACTTGAATCCCGGCGGCGTGGTGACGCTGTTCGTGCAGCTGTATTGGAGCAATGAAGAAGCGGTCAAGAGCGAACTCGCCACCTTCTTCGAGGCCTTCCCGAACGGCGTGGTCTGGGGCAACACCTACCAGGGCGGCGGCTACGATCTCGTGTTGATGGGACAGGTCGAGCCGACCGTGATCAATCTCGACGAGGTCGAATCGCGGCTGCACCGTCCGGAATACGCCACCGTGGCAACCTCATTGCGAGAGATCGGCGTCAACTCGATTATCGATTTGTTTGCGACCTACGCCGGACAGGCGCGCGACCTTGGCCCCTGGCTCAAGGACGCGGCGATCACGCACGATTCGAATCTGCGGCTGCAGTATCTGGCCGGCATGGGCGTCAACCTCAACATCGGGCCGTCCATCTACAACGGCCTGCTGGCGTACCGCCGCCAGCCGAATGCCCTCTTTACGGGCTCCGATCAGATGAAGTCGGCGCTGTGGGCGGCGATGCAGAATGCAGGACGCTAGACGCGAGAGACCACGCCGCGTTGGCCACAAACCTGCCGCCGGGCGGCACGCCCGCACCGCGTGCCCGGCGCCCCGCGGGGAACGATCCGCTATCTCACACGCGGACACACGCGCGGGTTACCTCGTCTGGCCTAGATTGAGGCGTCCGCGGAACTCATCGCGAGGTTCAGTTCCAGCAGCTTCGCCAGCAACTCATCATCGGTGAGCGACGGCGGCCAGCCGTAGGCGACGAACACCGCGTCGTCCAACGTCCGGTGTGCGTTAGCGAGCCACGTCGGGCGCTCGTTGTAGAGGTTCGTCAGTGTGCGCTTCTTCAGGGCCAGTCCGGCCTTCTCGTCTATTGGCACCAGACGGACGTGGCGCGCCGTGCCGATACCATCGCTGTTCGGATCTCTGACCAGTCTCGCCCACGGACCATCGACGCTCGCCTTGCTGGCGCCTTTCTCGAAGCAGAAGTCGACGCCAGTCGGATCCGCCTCAGCCGGTGGCGGGTGGCCGACGAGCGCGCACAGGTCGAGGAAGTGCTGCTGCGACGCAGAACGCTCCTTCAGATCGACCCGCCGCCATTTCGCGATGAATTCGGTAACCGTCATGTCCGCCGAAGTTGTAGCACACTCCGCCCGCAGCCGCCATGCGGGATCATCTCGACGCCGTGTCTCCGGACCATTGCGAAGGGGCCAGAACTAGCACCAGTTCAGAGCGGCGCCAATGTCTGCGGCCTGCGGATCGCACTAGGCGCGCGGGCTACCTCGTCTGGCCCGGATTGAGGTGTCGGCGGCACTCAGTGACATAGACGTCGGCGGTCTTGAGCGCTTCGGCCAGCGTGGCCGTGAACATCTTATCGTTGGCCCGTTGGGAGACCGCGCTCTGCGCCATGCCCTTCAGCGTGAAGGACATGCGCTGAGCCGGCGCGCCGCCTTCGATCGCCTGCTTGAGGATGCCGACGGCGCTATCTCGATCGGGCGCGTCGATGGCCGACTGAATTACCGCCCGCCACGTCTCCGTGTTTGTCGCGTCCGTTTCGCGTGCGGCCAACAACATCGCCACGGCCAACCTGTTACCCACCACCGTGCCGTCCTCGTAGACAACCGCATCGACGCTCAGTGAGAATTGCAGCACCTTCGCCGGATCATCCACCCGTACGGGATGCGTGTAGGGTGTGGCCGGACGGAGCAGCGGACCGACGGCGGGGAGATTGCGTCCCAACCTCACGCTCGCCATCATGCCGATCGTATCCGTCTTCGACGAAGGATGAGTCACGGTAGTCCCATCAGGTCTCGTCACAGTCGCATTTAACGCCCACGCCGTCACCATCAGTGGCGAGTCGTTGACAAACGTCACCTGCGCATAACCGTCCTGGTTGAGCTCACTCCACGAAATCCGCATCGGAATGGCGCCAGTTGGGGTTGGCTGGGTCACCGCGCACGGCACCGCGACGTACAGCATGGTGGTTGCCAGAACGAGGCGCGCGCATGTCATCGTCTTCTCTCCTGCGGGGGCGGGTAGCCTCGTAGCGAAAACCACACCGTTCCTCAAGTCGAGCGTGTCCTTCTTTCCGGATCAGACGCTCCGATGACCTCTTCTCTTTGAGGACACGCAAGTGCCCCGCTGCAAGCATCAGCCCATGTCCATGTCCCGCACGTTTGTCACCGCGGCGCCGCGCACCTCTTCGAACACGTCCGCATCATTCCTCACTCGCTGTCGCATTCCAGGCTGCAGCGATCCGGCGCCAGTCGGCATCGATCGTAAAAGGATTGAGCCTGACGCTGCCGCCGCAGTGGGGGCACGCAATCACAGTGCCGAGCGCGGATGCGGCCACATCGGACCACACCCCGCAGAGCGGACAGCCAGAATGAAGGCGCCTCGAAGGAATCCAACGACGTGGATTGTGCTGCCACGGGGTCACGACGACAGGACCGCAGGGCAGGTTCTGGAGCCGCAGAATCAGGAGGTGGCCTAAGCTGTTGCCTGCCGCTAGATCACCGCCCCTGGGGCTCCAAGCTATAGCGGTGCCCATGCCTTCGAGTTCATATTCCCAAATCTGCGCTCCTGTCTCGGCATCCCAAAGCACGAGGTTCGAATCCCGGGAAGCCGAGGCGACGCGGCGGCCATCGGAGGAAAAGGCGCACGCCAGAACCCAATCGGTGTGGCCCGCAAGTGTGGCCCGTTCGGCTGCTGTCCGAGCATCCCAGAGCTTCATGGTGTTATCCCTGCCACCAGCAACGATGCAGCGGCCATCGGGGGAGAAGGCGCACGCCTCCACCGAACTCGTGTGGCCCGCAAGGGTGGCCAGTTCGGCGCCTGTCTTGGCATCCCAAAGCTTCAGGGTGTGATCCTGCGACGCCGACACGATGCGGCGGCCATCGGGGGAAAAGGCGCATGCCGTCACCTCTCGCGTGTGGCCCGCAAGGGTGGCCAGTTCGGCGCCTGTCTGAGCGTCCCAGAGTTTCAGGGTTCTATCCCGAGAAGCCGACACGATACGTGCGCCATCGGGGGAAAAGGCGCACGACCTCACCACATTCCTATGGCCCGCAAGCGTGGCCAGTTCGGCTCCAGTCTTGGCATCCCAGAGCTTCAGGGTCCTATCCCATGAAGCCGACACGATGCGACTCCCATCGGGGGAGAAGGCGCACGCCTCCACCGGACTCGTGTGGCCCGCAAGGGTGGCCAGTTCGGCTCCTGTCCGACCATCCCAGAGCTTCAGGGTCCTATCAGCGGAAGCCGACACGATGCGGCGACCGTCCGGGGAAAAGTCGCACGCCGTTACCAAGTCCGTGTGGTCCGCGAGAATACCCAGTCCGGCACCCGTCTCAGCATCCCAGATCTTCAAGGTTGAATCCATGGAAGCCGACACGATGCGGCGGCCATCGGGGGAAAAGGCGCACGCCAACACAACATCTATGTGGCTCGCAAGGGTGGCCTGGTGCGCTCCGGTCTGAGCATCCCAGAGCTTCAGGGTTTCGTCCCTGGAAGACGAAACGATGCGGCGGCCATCGGGGGAAAAGGCGCACGCCGTCACTTCCCGCGTGTGACCCGCCAGGGTGGCCAGTTCGGATCCAGTCTGCGCATCCCAGAGCTTCAAGGTACTATCCCAGGAAGCCGACACGATGCGACTGCCATCGGGGGAAAAGGCACATACGTCCACCCAACCCGTGTGGCCCGCAAGGGTGGCTAGTTCCGCGCCTGTCTTGGCATCCCAAAGCCTCAGGGTCTTATCCTCGGAAGCCGAAACGACGCGTGTGCCATCGGGGGAAAAGGCGCACGCCGTCACATCCCGCGTGTGGCCCGCAAGGGTGGCCAGTTCGACTCCTGTCTGACCATCCCATAGCTTCAGGGTCTTATCAGCGGAAGACGAAACAATGCGGCGGCCATCGGGGGAAAAGGCGCACGCCTCCACCAGGTTCGTGTGGCCCGCAAGGGTGGCCAGGTGGGCTCCTGTCTGCGCATCCCAAAGCTTCAGGGTCTGATCAGCGGAAGCCGAAACAACGCGGCTGCCATCACGGGAAAAGGCGCACGCCTCCACCGAGCTCGTGTGGCCCGCAAGGGTGGCCAGGTGGCCTCCTGTCTGCGCATCCCAGAGCTTCAGGGTCTGATCATCAGAAGCCGACACGATGCGGCGGCCA
This genomic interval from Acidobacteriota bacterium contains the following:
- a CDS encoding fused MFS/spermidine synthase, translating into MHSRRILPVLLLLFVASGCAALVYEVVWFQLLQLVIGSSSVSLAVLLGTFMGGLCLGSFTFSRFVSAKHHPMQVYAVLELGIGAIGLLVLFGMPLVSGVYTSWAGSGVWGLILRGLAAGICLLPPTVLMGATLPALSRSVETTPVGVSWLGFFYAGNILGAVLGSLLAGFYLLRVYDIPTATYAAVAINAAVALVAWGLSYTIKVDEPATPTTAPESVAGSTALHIAIGLSGMTALAAEVIWTRYLSLLFGATTYTFSLILAAFLVGLGIGSSIGSALGRTVSRPRIVFGWCQALLGVAIAWAAYMLTDSMPYWPIDPSIAKNPWFNFQIDFVRCLWVVLPGAILWGASFPLALASVAKPGHDPAQLVGRLYGANTVGAILGSLVGGLLLVVWLGSQHAQQVLILFTALSALLVLMPTGKDQPQGAGLRFAADAILIGVGSTLLAVLAVHELPGLLVAYGRYSATRVGQADVFYVGEGINASVAVSRLSDGTLNYHNAGKVQASSEAQDMRLQRLLGHMTTLVPANPRSVLVIGCGAGVTAGAVSVDPRVERLTIAEIEPLVPRTVSTYFSRYNYDVVRNPKTTVRIDDARHFILTSNEKFDAVTSDPLDPWVKGAAMLYTKEFFELVKQHLNPGGVVTLFVQLYWSNEEAVKSELATFFEAFPNGVVWGNTYQGGGYDLVLMGQVEPTVINLDEVESRLHRPEYATVATSLREIGVNSIIDLFATYAGQARDLGPWLKDAAITHDSNLRLQYLAGMGVNLNIGPSIYNGLLAYRRQPNALFTGSDQMKSALWAAMQNAGR